Proteins encoded within one genomic window of Brassica rapa cultivar Chiifu-401-42 chromosome A09, CAAS_Brap_v3.01, whole genome shotgun sequence:
- the LOC108869785 gene encoding CLAVATA3/ESR (CLE)-related protein 14-like — protein sequence MIGLYTYLIGLERLTSSKLLIFKGILFVSFSYNTSPCQDLVTKQILSLTHQHLNINTKSVKKQKALPRIKKMKLWNTRLSFTIVVIVIFAGLHFSSGDRKLPSTTAMEEFQERFRRLRFHSERMPPTVSPGEKYKQIYGVSIKKIPGGPNPLHNK from the coding sequence ATGATTGGATTATACACGTATCTTATAGGTCTAGAAAGGTTAACTTCGTCAAAACTACTAATATTTAAAGgaattttgtttgtttccttCTCATATAATACAAGTCCATGCCAAGATCTCGTTACTAAACAAATCTTAAGCTTAACTCATCAACATCTTAACATAAACACAAAGTCCGTCAAGAAACAAAAAGCTCTTCCCAGAATAAAGAAAATGAAGCTTTGGAACACAAGATTATCGTTTACAATCGTTGTGATCGTTATTTTCGCCGGGCTTCATTTCTCCTCAGGAGACCGCAAGCTACCAAGCACGACGGCGATGGAGGAGTTTCAAGAACGGTTCCGACGATTAAGATTTCACAGTGAGAGAATGCCACCAACAGTTAGCCCCGGCGAGAAGTACAAGCAAATCTACGGAGTTTCAATTAAGAAAATTCCCGGCGGTCCAAACCCACTTCACAACAAATGA
- the LOC103838074 gene encoding uncharacterized protein LOC103838074 — protein sequence MLRQLPPTITADETPEWLPVGWIVHSTALKRGRQSKTYTHLKTGRKLATKDQVIEFVRMDEIREHRESAILRKKALLKALQDEEAARERASRLHDDRKANLESVSFCKNPLYEINDNNMSSGLNPHSEQEVVPQCQTTKESEAASFDKVEETGSDYITYDYNTEEEDLSDNEYVNDKGSQDNVETFSNVTSIPLRLQPERMTKLESRAITQCLLEDEEKFQEVETSKAEEDGLKEAHLQDVVVVDKAREIPGLTGSFTIEINLNCEPPLGDSLVEKDWNQSGNGGTGTRNQESEEPLKTQATHEGTANELRGSVFENCNAGSSADDLIKTNELGLNPCPDTRQEKNISGSKKRKKSAEPCSSKNIKKGDTEAQTDNLGKGKRTPRKRKGGKGSSSEKTPVEWPEPCPNFPFEPLRTSEDDDSVIRRYLEQYYTAAGSADSNNIPLPDFGLPSFSNIKVSQSEEHESKKSPDPPCVVEVASSSVPCCVSMVATMQQTVAGN from the exons ATGCTCCGTCAGCTTCCGCCAACTATCACGGCGGATGAAACGCCGGAATGGCTCCCCGTCGGTTGGATAGTTCACTCCACGGCTTTAAAACGAGGTCGCCAATCTAAG ACGTACACGCATTTGAAAACGGGTAGGAAGCTCGCCACTAAGGATCAAGTGATTGAGTTCGTTAGGATGGATGAGATTCGAGAGCACAGAGAATCCGCTATCCTCAGAAAGAAAGCACTT TTAAAGGCATTACAAGATGAAGAGGCTGCTAGAGAAAGGGCTTCACGGCTTCATGATGATCGAAAAGCCAATCTGGAGAgtgtttctttttgtaaaaaTCCACTTTATGAG ataaatgACAACAACATGTCCAGTGGTTTGAATCCCCACTCAGAGCAAGAAGTAGTGCCACAGTGTCAGACCACTAAGGAATCTGAAGCAGCTTCGTTTGATAAAGTAGAGGAAACCGGGAGCGATTATATT ACGTATGATTATAACACGGAGGAAGAAGATTTGTCAGATAATGAATATGTGAATGACAAAGGTTCCCAAGATAATGTGGAGACTTTCTCTAACGTTACCTCTATTCCT CTACGGTTACAACCAGAAAGGATGACGAAACTGGAGTCAAGAGCTATAACGCAATGTCTACTCGAAG ATGAAGAAAAGTTTCAAGAAGTTGAGACCTCGAAAGCAGAAGAAGATGGTTTGAAAGAGGCTCACTTGCAGGATGTTGTGGTTGTTGATAAGGCGAGGGAGATCCCTGGTTTGACTGGATCGTTTACTATTGAAATCAACCTCAATTGTGAACCTCCTTTAGGTGATAGTTTGGTAGAGAAAGACTGGAATCAAAGTGGGAATGGAGGAACAGGAACAAGAAACCAAGAGAGTGAAGAGCCTCTTAAAACTCAAGCTACACATGAAGGAACTGCTAATGAGTTGAGAGGATCAGTCTTTGAAAATTGCAATGCTGGATCATCTGCAGATGATCTCATCAAAACCAATGAGCTTGGTTTAAACCCCTGTCCTGACACACGACAAGAAAAGAACATCAGTGGCTCTAAGAAGCGGAAGAAGAGCGCGGAACCATGTTCGTCTAAGAACATTAAGAAGGGAGACACTGAAGCACAAACTGATAATCTTGGGAAAGGCAAAAGGACACCAAGAAAGCGGAAGGGAGGAAAGGGAAGTTCGAGTGAGAAAACACCTGTTGAATGGCCTGAACCGTGCCCGAACTTCCCATTTGAGCCTCTCAGAACTTCAGAGGATGATGACTCAGTAATCCGAAGGTACCTTGAGCAATACTATACAGCTGCAGGGAGTGCTGATAGTAATAATATACCTTTACCTGATTTCGGATTGcctagcttctccaacatcaaAGTCTCACAGAGTGAAGAACATGAATCCAAGAAGTCTCCTGATCCTCCATGTGTAGTAGAGGTAGCAAGTTCAAGCGTACCTTGTTGCGTGTCCATGGTTGCTACTATGCAACAGACAGTTGCAGGGAACTAA
- the LOC103838073 gene encoding 16 kDa phloem protein 2 translates to MPHGTLEVVLVSAKGLEDTDFLSSMDPYVQFTCRTQDQKSNIASGQGTTPEWNETFIFNVSEGTTELKAKIFDKDVGTEDDPVGEATIPLEPVFLEGDIPPSAYNVVKDGEFKGEIWIALSFKPSENRSRGVEEESYGGWKNSEASY, encoded by the exons atgcCTCATGGAACTCTTGAAGTTGTTCTTGTCAGCGCCAAAGGTCTTGAGGACACAGATTTTCTGA GTAGCATGGATCCTTACGTGCAATTCACTTGTCGGACACAAGATCAGAAGAGCAACATTGCATCAG GACAAGGCACCACTCCAGAATGGAACGAGACATTTATCTTCAATGTCTCTGAAGGAACAACAGAGCTTAAAGCCAAAATCTTTGACAAAGATGTTGGCACAGAGGATGATCCCGTTGGTGAAGCAAC CATTCCATTGGAGCCGGTCTTCTTGGAAGGAGATATCCCACCAAGTGCATACAATGTGGTGAAAGATGGAGAGTTCAAAGGCGAGATCTGGATCGCACTATCCTTCAAACCTTCG GAAAACCGAAGCAGGGGGGTTGAAGAGGAGTCTTATGGAGGCTGGAAAAACTCCGAGGCATCTTACTAA
- the LOC103838072 gene encoding putative nuclease HARBI1 isoform X2 — MSKEVFMRIVDTLSANAPFFQQRRDAVGRLGLSTLQKCTAAIHMLAYGSAADAVDEYLRLGESTSLSCLTNFTECIIQLFGNEYLRRPTPEDLQRLLDIGEIRGFPGMIGSIDCMHWEWKNCPTAWKGQYTRGSGKPTIVLEAVASQDLWIWHTFFGPPGTLNDINVLDRSPVFDDIYQGRAPRVTYMVNGHQYDLAYYLTDGIYPKWSTFIQSITLPQGPKAALFAKVQEATRKDVERAFGVLQARFAIVKNPALSLDKEKIGNIMRACIILHNMIVENERGGYTQYDTSEFEEGESSRSSHVEHTNNMPSHFDWTNEWGAPVFMRYEPGSEPEEKCCFLPWIRRREDQGPFLTPEEEERLFEEQVENSQGFDINFEEFSCVFNYVPVDFDENYYFKDTDTTRGVIERLSPDSRSRL, encoded by the exons ATGAGCAAGGAAGTATTCATGCGGATTGTCGACACCCTCTCAGCAAATGCTCCATTTTTTCAACAAAGAAGAGATGCAGTCGGAAGGTTAGGTCTATCAACATTACAAAAGTGTACTGCAGCTATCCATATGCTTGCGTACGGCTCTGCGGCTGACGCCGTcgacgaatatctccgactaGGTGAAAGCACATCACTTTCATGTTTAACAAATTTCACAGAATGTATAATACAACTATTTGGAAATGAGTATCTACGAAGACCCACTCCAGAGGATCTTCAGCGACTACTCGATATTGGAGAGATACGCGGCTTTCCGGGGATGATaggaagcatcgattgtatgcattgggaatGGAAGAATTGCCCAACAGCTTGGAAAGGACAGTACACACGTGGATCGGGaaagccgacaattgtcttGGAGGCTGTAgcttcacaagatctttggatatggcacacCTTTTTTGGTCCTCCAGGTACATTAAACGATATTAACGTCCTTGATCGgtcacctgtttttgatgacatttacCAAGGCCGCGCTCCAAGGGTAACATACATGGTCAACGGACACCAGTATGATTTGGCTTACTACCTCACTGacggtatatatccaaaatggtcaacatttatccagtcCATCACACTCCCTCAAGGTCCTAAAGCAGCGTTATTTGCTAAAGTTCAAGAAGCTACCCGGAAAGATGTGGAACGTGCTTTTGGTGTATTGCAAGCTCGATTTGCGATAGTGAAAAACCCAGCTCTATCATTGGACAAGGAAAAAATAGGGAATATTATGAGAGCGTGTATCATACTACACAATATGATCGTCGAAAACGAAAGAGGTGGTTACACTCAGTACGATACATCGGAATTTGAAGAAGGAGAGTCGAGCAGAAGTTCACATGTAGAGCATACTAACAACATGCCTTCACATTTCG ATTGGACTAATGAGTGGGGCGCACCTGTGTTCATGCGCTACGAACCTGGTTCTGAGCCTGAGGAAAAGTGCTGCTTTCTTCCGTGGATAAGACGACGTGAGGATCAAGGACCTTTTCTCACGCCGGAAGAAGAGGAACGCCTGTTTGAAGAACAAGTCGAGAATAGCCAG GGTTTTGACATCAACTTTGAGGAGTTCAGCTGCGTTTTTAATTACGTACCAGTTGATTTCGATGAGAACTACTATTTCAAGGATACAGACACCACCAGAGGAGTAATAGAGAGGCTCTCTCCGGATTCCC GATCAAGGTTATGA
- the LOC103838072 gene encoding putative nuclease HARBI1 isoform X1: MSKEVFMRIVDTLSANAPFFQQRRDAVGRLGLSTLQKCTAAIHMLAYGSAADAVDEYLRLGESTSLSCLTNFTECIIQLFGNEYLRRPTPEDLQRLLDIGEIRGFPGMIGSIDCMHWEWKNCPTAWKGQYTRGSGKPTIVLEAVASQDLWIWHTFFGPPGTLNDINVLDRSPVFDDIYQGRAPRVTYMVNGHQYDLAYYLTDGIYPKWSTFIQSITLPQGPKAALFAKVQEATRKDVERAFGVLQARFAIVKNPALSLDKEKIGNIMRACIILHNMIVENERGGYTQYDTSEFEEGESSRSSHVEHTNNMPSHFDWTNEWGAPVFMRYEPGSEPEEKCCFLPWIRRREDQGPFLTPEEEERLFEEQVENSQGFDINFEEFSCVFNYVPVDFDENYYFKDTDTTRGVIERLSPDSRELYNERMDQGYEIVEVIKANTHPTGTAAHMFYITFRAKELSDDQPKDFQAMVCYFCYTSNKYHSCELKPEKKDTIN; the protein is encoded by the exons ATGAGCAAGGAAGTATTCATGCGGATTGTCGACACCCTCTCAGCAAATGCTCCATTTTTTCAACAAAGAAGAGATGCAGTCGGAAGGTTAGGTCTATCAACATTACAAAAGTGTACTGCAGCTATCCATATGCTTGCGTACGGCTCTGCGGCTGACGCCGTcgacgaatatctccgactaGGTGAAAGCACATCACTTTCATGTTTAACAAATTTCACAGAATGTATAATACAACTATTTGGAAATGAGTATCTACGAAGACCCACTCCAGAGGATCTTCAGCGACTACTCGATATTGGAGAGATACGCGGCTTTCCGGGGATGATaggaagcatcgattgtatgcattgggaatGGAAGAATTGCCCAACAGCTTGGAAAGGACAGTACACACGTGGATCGGGaaagccgacaattgtcttGGAGGCTGTAgcttcacaagatctttggatatggcacacCTTTTTTGGTCCTCCAGGTACATTAAACGATATTAACGTCCTTGATCGgtcacctgtttttgatgacatttacCAAGGCCGCGCTCCAAGGGTAACATACATGGTCAACGGACACCAGTATGATTTGGCTTACTACCTCACTGacggtatatatccaaaatggtcaacatttatccagtcCATCACACTCCCTCAAGGTCCTAAAGCAGCGTTATTTGCTAAAGTTCAAGAAGCTACCCGGAAAGATGTGGAACGTGCTTTTGGTGTATTGCAAGCTCGATTTGCGATAGTGAAAAACCCAGCTCTATCATTGGACAAGGAAAAAATAGGGAATATTATGAGAGCGTGTATCATACTACACAATATGATCGTCGAAAACGAAAGAGGTGGTTACACTCAGTACGATACATCGGAATTTGAAGAAGGAGAGTCGAGCAGAAGTTCACATGTAGAGCATACTAACAACATGCCTTCACATTTCG ATTGGACTAATGAGTGGGGCGCACCTGTGTTCATGCGCTACGAACCTGGTTCTGAGCCTGAGGAAAAGTGCTGCTTTCTTCCGTGGATAAGACGACGTGAGGATCAAGGACCTTTTCTCACGCCGGAAGAAGAGGAACGCCTGTTTGAAGAACAAGTCGAGAATAGCCAG GGTTTTGACATCAACTTTGAGGAGTTCAGCTGCGTTTTTAATTACGTACCAGTTGATTTCGATGAGAACTACTATTTCAAGGATACAGACACCACCAGAGGAGTAATAGAGAGGCTCTCTCCGGATTCCCGTGAGCTTTATAATGAAAGAATG GATCAAGGTTATGAAATTGTCGAGGTTATCAAAGCCAATACTCACCCGACCGGTACTGCTGCCCATATGTTTTACATTACCTTTAGAGCTAAAGAGCTTTCAGATGATCAGCCAAAAGACTTCCAAGCTATGGTCTGCTATTTCTGTTATACCTCAAACAAGTACCACTCCTGTGAACTGAAACCCGAGAAGAAAGATACTATTAATTAA
- the LOC103838070 gene encoding uncharacterized protein LOC103838070 isoform X2, with amino-acid sequence MYMGHDLPDWTTMDIKAYLLYEPGCEPRNMHIPCIRRGEDEGPYYTHEEEERLINKQVEESKGFDIDFKQFRYVFNYKPLDFDDDEMAIEPETTRELMDRLSRESLEKYNEKEATHYEFVKVTKANYYNSATAATVYFITYQGKASSDDEPRDFRAKVVHNYHTPAKYISCEMKPYKNVHFIETAENEDAKRTKKGKRL; translated from the exons ATGTATATGGGGCATGATCTTCCAG ATTGGACTACAATGGATATAAAAGCCTATTTGCTATACGAGCCTGGTTGTGAGCCTAGGAATATGCATATTCCGTGTATTAGACGAGGTGAGGATGAAGGGCCTTATTACACACACGAAGAAGAGGAACGCCTCATTAACAAACAAGTCGAGGAGAGCAAG gGGTTCGACATAGATTTCAAGCAGTTCCGATACGTTTTTAACTACAAACCTCTTGATTTTGATGACGACGAGATGGCCATTGAACCAGAAACCACCAGAGAGTTAATGGACAG GCTCTCTCGTGAATCCCTCGAGAAATACAATGAAAAGGAG gCTACACACTATGAATTTGTGAAGGTTACCAAGGCCAATTATTACAATTCAGCTACAGCTGCCACAGTGTATTTCATTACCTATCAAGGTAAGGCTTCTTCCGATGATGAGCCTAGAGACTTCCGAGCTAAGGTCGTCCATAACTATCATACACCAGCCAAGTACATCTCCTGCGAAATGAAGCCATACAAAAATG TTCACTTCATTGAAACTGCCGAGAACGAAGATGCCAAGAGAACTAAG AAAGGGAAGCGTTTGTAA
- the LOC103838070 gene encoding uncharacterized protein LOC103838070 isoform X1 codes for MYMGHDLPDWTTMDIKAYLLYEPGCEPRNMHIPCIRRGEDEGPYYTHEEEERLINKQVEESKGFDIDFKQFRYVFNYKPLDFDDDEMAIEPETTRELMDRLSRESLEKYNEKEATHYEFVKVTKANYYNSATAATVYFITYQGKASSDDEPRDFRAKVVHNYHTPAKYISCEMKPYKNVHFIETAENEDAKRTKNSITNETVQKLESDGRRRGDVIV; via the exons ATGTATATGGGGCATGATCTTCCAG ATTGGACTACAATGGATATAAAAGCCTATTTGCTATACGAGCCTGGTTGTGAGCCTAGGAATATGCATATTCCGTGTATTAGACGAGGTGAGGATGAAGGGCCTTATTACACACACGAAGAAGAGGAACGCCTCATTAACAAACAAGTCGAGGAGAGCAAG gGGTTCGACATAGATTTCAAGCAGTTCCGATACGTTTTTAACTACAAACCTCTTGATTTTGATGACGACGAGATGGCCATTGAACCAGAAACCACCAGAGAGTTAATGGACAG GCTCTCTCGTGAATCCCTCGAGAAATACAATGAAAAGGAG gCTACACACTATGAATTTGTGAAGGTTACCAAGGCCAATTATTACAATTCAGCTACAGCTGCCACAGTGTATTTCATTACCTATCAAGGTAAGGCTTCTTCCGATGATGAGCCTAGAGACTTCCGAGCTAAGGTCGTCCATAACTATCATACACCAGCCAAGTACATCTCCTGCGAAATGAAGCCATACAAAAATG TTCACTTCATTGAAACTGCCGAGAACGAAGATGCCAAGAGAACTAAG AATAGCATCACGAATGAAACGGTCCAGAAGCTTGAAAGTGATGGCCGGAGGCGTGGAGATGTTATCGTGTAG
- the LOC103838070 gene encoding uncharacterized protein LOC103838070 isoform X3 — translation MYMGHDLPDWTTMDIKAYLLYEPGCEPRNMHIPCIRRGEDEGPYYTHEEEERLINKQVEESKGFDIDFKQFRYVFNYKPLDFDDDEMAIEPETTRELMDRLSRESLEKYNEKEATHYEFVKVTKANYYNSATAATVYFITYQGKASSDDEPRDFRAKVVHNYHTPAKYISCEMKPYKNVHFIETAENEDAKRTKIDK, via the exons ATGTATATGGGGCATGATCTTCCAG ATTGGACTACAATGGATATAAAAGCCTATTTGCTATACGAGCCTGGTTGTGAGCCTAGGAATATGCATATTCCGTGTATTAGACGAGGTGAGGATGAAGGGCCTTATTACACACACGAAGAAGAGGAACGCCTCATTAACAAACAAGTCGAGGAGAGCAAG gGGTTCGACATAGATTTCAAGCAGTTCCGATACGTTTTTAACTACAAACCTCTTGATTTTGATGACGACGAGATGGCCATTGAACCAGAAACCACCAGAGAGTTAATGGACAG GCTCTCTCGTGAATCCCTCGAGAAATACAATGAAAAGGAG gCTACACACTATGAATTTGTGAAGGTTACCAAGGCCAATTATTACAATTCAGCTACAGCTGCCACAGTGTATTTCATTACCTATCAAGGTAAGGCTTCTTCCGATGATGAGCCTAGAGACTTCCGAGCTAAGGTCGTCCATAACTATCATACACCAGCCAAGTACATCTCCTGCGAAATGAAGCCATACAAAAATG TTCACTTCATTGAAACTGCCGAGAACGAAGATGCCAAGAGAACTAAG ATTGACAAATGA
- the LOC103838067 gene encoding indole glucosinolate O-methyltransferase 4 has translation MANQLQDPLTSSTKPSQIKEEEKFDEETVSLQAESLVNTLAFPMVLKAALELGVIETITAVDEGVWLSSYEITIRLPTKPTNPEAPVLLDRMLILLASHSILKYRMVETEENENSKRVYAAEPVCRFFLNGGDGSGSLAPLFMVNLSEVYFKTWTHLKDVILEGKDACVSAHGMKLFEYIGSDERFSEKFNRAMSEASTLTMKKVLELYRGFEDVHTLVDVGGGIGTVISLVISKYPHIKGINFDLASVLAHAPLYPGVEQVSGDMFIEIPKGDAIFMKWILHDWNDEDCVKILKNCWRSLSEKGKVIIIDMITPLEPKANDFASNVVLAKDMVMLTQLSGGKEKSLSQFETLASDSGFRRCEIICRAYSYYVIEFHK, from the exons ATGGCAAACCAACTTCAAGATCCCTTAACCTCCTCCACTAAACCAAGTcaaatcaaagaagaagaaaaatttgATGAAGAAACTGTGAGCTTGCAAGCAGAGAGTCTTGTGAACACACTTGCCTTCCCCATGGTTCTCAAAGCGGCCTTGGAGCTTGGCGTCATCGAAACAATCACAGCTGTAGATGAAGGTGTCTGGCTCTCCTCTTATGAGATTACGATCCGTCTCCCAACCAAACCTACTAACCCAGAGGCACCGGTTTTGTTGGACCGGATGCTGATTTTACTAGCCAGTCACTCGATCTTGAAGTACCGTATGGTTGAAACCGAAGAAAACGAAAATTCCAAGAGGGTATATGCAGCTGAACCGGTTTGCAGATTTTTCTTGAACGGTGGAGACGGATCCGGTTCTCTTGCGCCTCTCTTCATGGTCAACTTAAGCGAAGTCTATTTCAAGACTTG GACACATCTCAAAGATGTGATATTAGAAGGAAAGGATGCATGCGTCTCTGCTCATGGCATGAAACTTTTTGAATATATTGGTTCGGATGAACGATTCTCCGAGAAATTTAACCGGGCAATGTCGGAAGCGTCCACGTTGACCATGAAGAAGGTTTTAGAACTTTATAGAGGTTTCGAAGATGTACACACTTTGGTGGATGTGGGAGGAGGAATTGGAACTGTTATAAGTCTAGTGATTTCCAAGTATCCTCATATTAAAGGCATCAATTTCGATCTAGCCTCGGTTTTAGCACATGCTCCTCTATATCCAG GAGTGGAACAGGTTTCAGGAGACATGTTTATAGAAATTCCGAAAGGAGATGCTATTTTCATGAAA TGGATACTAcatgattggaatgacgaagacTGTGTGAAAATTCTCAAAAACTGTTGGAGAAGTCTTTCCGAAAAAGGAAAGGTGATAATAATCGACATGATTACACCTCTAGAACCAAAGGCCAACGACTTTGCTTCTAACGTTGTGCTCGCGAAGGACATGGTAATGTTAACACAATTATCGGGTGGTAAGGAGAAGTCTCTTTCCCAGTTCGAGACTTTGGCCTCTGATTCGGGTTTTCGTCGTTGTGAAATCATATGTCGTGCTTACTCATATTATGTTATTGAATTCCACAAATAA